A region of the Deltaproteobacteria bacterium genome:
CATCTATTGTCCCTGAAAGCGCATGTTTTATACCTTGCCAGGATATTATAACATTCATCTCTTTGTCAGCGTTTCGAACTGTTACGCCTGCAAAATTATTTCTTGCATATTCACGGGCTTTATCTCTTAACTCATTAAGGGTATTATAACTGCCCAACTCTTTACCTGTTATGTTTATTCTACCTTTGCTTTCCTCAACATCCAAACTTGCTACATTATCCTCAATCTCCAAATCCACATCCAGCCCCAAGTCCCCGCCTCTTTCATACCTCTGTTTCAACTCACCCGTATAAGTCCTCTCAAAAATGTCATTAACAGAAGTCCATCCCTTGCCCCTCAAATAATTGCCAAGTTTTTCAAGGAATATCTTAATCCTCTCAAAAATCTGCCTCACCCACACAGGCATATTCCGCCTGCCCTTCACATAATCAGCAAAAGCCTGTGCCTGCCGTTCCTTGCTTGATACCCCATCCTTATCAGGATACCTTGCGTCAATCCTTGCAATCTCCTCATCAGTTAAAAGAAACTTTTGCGCGCTGTGGAACGCCTCGTGATAAGGTGTTCCCTCATCCATATTTTGAGTGGACAACTCAATGCGACTTGTCCACTGCCCGCCGTCACGCCTGACAANNNNNNNNNNNNNNAAATCACCCTTGCCCCATCGCTGCAAGGCATCAGCCAACTGTCCTTTTGGAATCTCAATCTTGTCTTTAAATTCAATCCTTGAATCAGGGGCAGCAATCCTTTCAATCTCTGAAACAATATCCGCCATCCGCCCCTGCTCCAGTTGGACCCCTTCACCCTTGCCTAATGATATGTCAACTTTTCCGTCTGCTTTTTCTGTTTCAGGCTTTGCTGATTTTTCACCTTCTCCTTGTCCGCCTCTTTCAGCAGGCGGTAAACCTTCATAACCATAGGCATCCTGATTTTTGAAAAGCGTAGTTTGAGCATTTTGAGCCACCTCCATTTTTCTTATAGCAGCCTGCAAGATTTCTGCCTTTGCAGGTATTTGCATTTCCCCACACATCTCCCCCTGTTTAGGATTGCCAAGTCTATTAACAGCCTCTATGTAATTATCAAATATCCCCTTAATACTCTTTGGACTCCTCTTATAATACTCAAAAATCTCTATAATATTTTTTGCCAGCGGTGTTATCCCGTCATCAAATAAAGCCCCCTGCTCAAGATAATCCTTAAAACTCTGTCCTGCTTCCCTTAACTGTGAGAGTTTCTTTGCAGCCTGCGCAATATCAGAACTAATATCCATCGCATGTAAATCGCCGCTTTGTATCCGATCCTTCATCACAGCAAGACGAGGGGCAGCGGACACAATGGCAGTTGACAAGGCGATTCCATAAAAACAAGGATTGAAACTAAAAAACACTTCAACAGCAGGAATCATAAGGAACTAGCAAGGAAGACAGGGTATAGCCTGAGATGGATACATAAAATCCTGTCTTAGCGGGATGCTCTCAATTCCTCTTGAACCCTTTCAGCGAGGAATACTTTTAAAAGCGACTGATAAGGCACATCCTTTTTATTAGCCAGGGCTTTCAAATGGTCCATCAGCGATAGAGGCAGCCTGATAGAAATTGTTTTTGTAGATGGCTTCAGGTTTGGGAATATTGCCCTTTTAGCCTTTAACATATCAAAGTAATCGGTCAAGTCATGTTTAGACCAAAACTCAAATTCCTCATCTTCGTTTTTAAACTTCGGTATCTTCTTTAATTTCTTCTTCATAATCCTTTCTCCCCTTTCTGCTTATATCCCTTGCAGAGATTATTCTTATTTTATTATTCCTAATGGTAAAAACCACGGCAAGCAGCCTGCCTTCACTTGTTCTGCCGAATGCAGCATACCTTTCTTCAGACGAATGAGGTTTACCCCTTTCAAGCAGCAGCGGCTCATTGATGAAAATCTCTTCACATTCAGATATAGAAACATCGTGTTTTACCCAGTTTTTGTCAATATTCCATTTATCCCAGTTAAAACCTTCTATATCCTGCAAAAGGTTAAAGATATCCTGCATATATCTATTATATACATAATGCCCTGCAGACAGTCAAGAAATTTTTGAACTTTTTTTGAACTGTTCACTAGAAAGTTCAAACCCCTTTTATTGTTGAAAAGATGATTTCATAAAAACAAGGATTGAAACGACACCTTACTGCATCCCTCTTGTTAATCTATTCTTAAATATTCTTAAATTTCTTGTCAAACATCATCTGATTGTGTTTTACTTTTACCTAATACCTTCAGGAGTATGAAGATTTACCCCTCGGCGAAGGATGGGTTACTGCTACAAGAGGATTTTTAGATGAAAAATATCACAATCAAAAAAAATAAATCCCTAAAAGGCGAGATAACCGTTCCTGGCGATAAGAGCATCTCCCACAGGGCAATCATCTTGGGGGCAATTGCAGATGGGGACTCCTGCATAACAGGCTTTCTTGAAGGTGAAGATAACCTGAGGACTCTGAATGCATTTAAACTTATGGGTGTTGAGATAGATGGACCAAAAAAGGGAGAGGTTGTTATTCACGGCAAGGGCATCAATGGTTTAAAAGAGCCGCTGGATGTCCTTGATGCCGGCAATTCAGGCACAACAACCCGGCTTTTGACAGGGTTTCTAGCAGGGCAAAATTTTTTTTCAGTTATTACAGGTGATGAATATTTGAGAAAGAGACCAATGAAAAGGGTTATTGAGCCTCTTTCAAAAATGGGGGCATTGATTTATGGAAGAAACAATAATAATCTTGCGCCGCTTTCAATAATTGGCAAAAAATTAAAGGCAATGGATTATGTTTCACCTATTGCCAGCGCACAGGTAAAATCAGCGATACTTCTGGCGGGTTTGTATGCAGACGGCAGGACATCCGTAACAGAGCCTATAAAATCCCGCGACCATACAGAAAGGATGCTAAAGGCATTCGGCGCTGATATAAATGTAAAAGGTTTAAGAGTTGATATTAAAGGCGAAGGTAAATTAAATGCGCAGGATATAGACATACCTGGGGATATATCCTCTGCCGCATTTTTTATTGTCGCAGGGCTTATAATAAAGGGCTCTAATGTTTTGATAAAAAATGTTGGCATAAACCCTACAAGGACAGGGATTATTGACTTACTCCAAAAGATGGGCGGGGATATACAACTTCTTATTAATAAGAGAGAGTATTCAGGTGAGCCTGTTGCGGATATCCTTGTCAAGAGTTCGGAACTTCATGGCATAGAAATAAATAAAGATGATATTCCAAGAACAATTGATGAGATACCAATCCTTTGTATTGCAGCTGCATTTGCTGATGGTGAGACAAAGATAACAGGTGGGTTTGGTGTTAAGGTGGAAGAGATGCCTGATGGGATGGTAATAAAAGGGGCAAAGGGCAAGGTGCAAGGGGCAAAGGGCAAAAAAATAAAAGTAAATAGTTACGGCGACCACCGTATTGCGATGTCAATGCTCATTGCAGGGCTTGCCATAAACGGTGAGACAGTTATAGAGGATATAAAGTGTATTGACACATCCTTTCCCGGATTTTTAAAACTCCTTAGAAAACTGGAAAAGGGAAGCAGGAGGTAGGAGGTGGTAAAGACAAAGACTGCTACTTCCCACACCCAATATCCCACATCCCGCATTATTGCCATAGATGGTCCAGCAGGCGCAGGCAAGACAACAATTTCAAGGCTTTTGGCAAATCGTCTGGGTTGGACATACATTGACACAGGCGCTATGTATCGTGCTGTGGCAGTTAAGGCACACGAAAAAGGCATAAACCCTAATGATGAAAATGGACTTGAATCAATATGCAGGGATATAAAGATTGCTTTCAAGACCACAAAAAAGGGGAGCAGGATATTTGTTGATGGCAAAGACTGTTCGGAAAAGATAAGGGAATCCTATGTCGGTGATATTACATCCCGCATATCTGCAAAACCAAATGTTCGCAAGGCGATGGTAAGACTCCAGCAGGAGATGGGCAGAAATGGCGATGTTGTCATGGAGGGAAGGGATATAGGGACTGTTGTATTTCCTGATGCGCAGTTCAAGTTCTATCTTGATGCTTCACCGGAAACCAGGGGAAAGAGAAGGTATCTGGAACTTGATGCAACGGGTGAAAAGACATCGCTTGAGAATATTATTAGTGATATAAAGAAAAGAGATGAAAGGGATTCTTCCAGAACCCACTCACCGCTCAAAAAGGCTAAAGACGCTGTGTATATAGACACAAGTGATATGACAACAGAAGAGGTGGTGGAAAAGATGATGGAGGTTATAAGAGGGGTCAAGGGTCAAGGGGCAAGGGTCATGGTATAAAGAGAAAAACAATGGAAATCTTTATTGTAAAAACAGCAGGGTTCTGCTTTGGTGTAAAAAGGGCTATAAATATGGCATATGATGCTGCAAAAGAGGCACCAGAACATATTTCTACACTTGGTCCTATAATCCATAACCCACAGGTAGTTTCTGAACTTGAGAAATCCAATATATTTGCAAAGAGTGATATAAACGAAATTCAGAGTGGTACTGTTATCATAAGGTCCCATGGCATTACATTAGATGAAATGGAGAATGTAGAAAATAGGAAACTAAAGATAGTTGATGCCACATGCCCCTTTGTTAAAAAGGCACAGGAATATGTGAAGATGTTGACTGCTGAAGGTTATTTTATAGTTGTTATAGGTGAAAAGGAGCACCCTGAAGTAAAAGGGATTGTGAGTTACGCCGGGAAGAATGTTGCGGTTTTAGGTTCAAAGGAAGATGTCATAAATCTACCGAGGGTAAAAAGGCTGGGCATAGTTGCACAGACCACACAATCTCTTGAAAACTTTCAGGAGATAGTCTCGTTGTGTCTTAATAAGGCAGGTGAGATAAAGATATTTAATACAATATGCAATGCCACAAATATAAGGCAAAAAGAATCAACAGAGTTGGCTTCAAGGGTTGACTGTATGCTGGTTGTGGGAGGTAAGAACAGTGCAAATACAAACAGGCTCACAGAGGTATGTAAGAGGATACAGCCAAATACATATCATATAGAGGTATCTGAAGAGATAAAGGAGGCGTGGTTTAAAGGTGTGAAAGGGGTGGGTATAACAGCAGGTGCTTCTACCCCTGAATGGATAATAAAGGATGTTTTAGATACGGTTAAGCATATCAACTGCAAAGCG
Encoded here:
- a CDS encoding BrnA antitoxin family protein codes for the protein MKKKLKKIPKFKNEDEEFEFWSKHDLTDYFDMLKAKRAIFPNLKPSTKTISIRLPLSLMDHLKALANKKDVPYQSLLKVFLAERVQEELRASR
- a CDS encoding BrnT family toxin produces the protein MQDIFNLLQDIEGFNWDKWNIDKNWVKHDVSISECEEIFINEPLLLERGKPHSSEERYAAFGRTSEGRLLAVVFTIRNNKIRIISARDISRKGRKDYEEEIKEDTEV
- the aroA gene encoding 3-phosphoshikimate 1-carboxyvinyltransferase, with the translated sequence MKNITIKKNKSLKGEITVPGDKSISHRAIILGAIADGDSCITGFLEGEDNLRTLNAFKLMGVEIDGPKKGEVVIHGKGINGLKEPLDVLDAGNSGTTTRLLTGFLAGQNFFSVITGDEYLRKRPMKRVIEPLSKMGALIYGRNNNNLAPLSIIGKKLKAMDYVSPIASAQVKSAILLAGLYADGRTSVTEPIKSRDHTERMLKAFGADINVKGLRVDIKGEGKLNAQDIDIPGDISSAAFFIVAGLIIKGSNVLIKNVGINPTRTGIIDLLQKMGGDIQLLINKREYSGEPVADILVKSSELHGIEINKDDIPRTIDEIPILCIAAAFADGETKITGGFGVKVEEMPDGMVIKGAKGKVQGAKGKKIKVNSYGDHRIAMSMLIAGLAINGETVIEDIKCIDTSFPGFLKLLRKLEKGSRR
- a CDS encoding (d)CMP kinase, which codes for MIAIDGPAGAGKTTISRLLANRLGWTYIDTGAMYRAVAVKAHEKGINPNDENGLESICRDIKIAFKTTKKGSRIFVDGKDCSEKIRESYVGDITSRISAKPNVRKAMVRLQQEMGRNGDVVMEGRDIGTVVFPDAQFKFYLDASPETRGKRRYLELDATGEKTSLENIISDIKKRDERDSSRTHSPLKKAKDAVYIDTSDMTTEEVVEKMMEVIRGVKGQGARVMV
- the ispH gene encoding 4-hydroxy-3-methylbut-2-enyl diphosphate reductase; translation: MEIFIVKTAGFCFGVKRAINMAYDAAKEAPEHISTLGPIIHNPQVVSELEKSNIFAKSDINEIQSGTVIIRSHGITLDEMENVENRKLKIVDATCPFVKKAQEYVKMLTAEGYFIVVIGEKEHPEVKGIVSYAGKNVAVLGSKEDVINLPRVKRLGIVAQTTQSLENFQEIVSLCLNKAGEIKIFNTICNATNIRQKESTELASRVDCMLVVGGKNSANTNRLTEVCKRIQPNTYHIEVSEEIKEAWFKGVKGVGITAGASTPEWIIKDVLDTVKHINCKAEKLLVSM